Genomic DNA from Burkholderia plantarii:
GGTCCATTCTACCGCCAGATAATCAAGATCAAAGTTTTGGAGTGATTCAAGCTCATTCCAAATTTCGCCCACAGTCACGCCATAACTGATGTCACAGGCCAATTGCTCAAGGCACTCTCTCTCACGAACCACCAGCAGCCAGCTTTCAGAATGACTGATGAACCGAACCACTAATCCCTGATGCGAAACAGGTGCAATAAAACTATTGGAGAAACAAATCGATCCGTCGCGCCACTCCGGCGTCGCAGCCAGGTCGGCCAGGTCAAGCGATGCCTCAATCATATACCTCCCATTTTTATTGAACCCCTCCGGAGACATCTTCGGAGGGGTATTTTTAATTCAACTTAAAAAAATCCAAACATGTTGCTATCGGAATGTACGCCGCCTTTTGAGCCCCCGGTGTTTGAATTCGCCCCTTGATTTTTATTGACCACTAGTGGGACGCAGGAGAATTTCTCAGTCTTTACTTCCAAGGATTCTTTGATTGATTCAAGCAAATTTTTCATGATTTTCTCTAGAAATTGCCGAATTGGGTTTCGGCGGCCCATTTCAAATGGCTAAAATGAAACCAGCCCTTGAAAATTCAAATCAGACATATCTGTCTACGAAATTTTTGATTTCGTAATCAACATCGGTTGTTGAAAGCCTGCCTTGCATTGACTGGAATGCCAACTCCGCGGAAAAGGCGCGTGGCTCAGTCTGCATCCGTGATTGCTCCGAGAAGCCGAGGAATTCCGCTACGCTCTTGTCAAGCACTCTCATTGAAGATAGAGTTTTTAATGAATTTTCGATCCCGTCCACTATGAATTCCGACAAATCCAATACGGTGCCGCAGAGTGCGCCTTTTGAGGCATCGAGTTTATACTTTAAAAATATGGAATCTTGTCGTTCACCAAAATAAAAATGGCCGAAGTCCACAATTTCAACCCTGAACGGACTCACTTTGCTGGTGCAGGTTAATTGGACATTGAAATATGAAACATAACCCTCGATCGAGTTGCCGATATTCGACGTTAGCTCGCTGACTGGACCAAGTATATCGAGGGGATGAGCCAGCTTTCCGTCTGCCTTTTGTAGCCTGCATTGAGGTCCGGCAAAAATACCCATTTGTTGCAGGATGCATCCAGTCAATATCGAGATATTTTCCCATTCCAGTTTTTCTACCTCTCGTGATTTGCTAAAAAATTCTGGGCGCAAATTTGCGGCTCGGACGGTTAGTCCACATGGTGTGAAAGAGGAATTGGGGCTTTCGAAAACTCCCCGAAACCCCGCATCGATAACACCATATAAAGTTGCGCCATAAATTTCGACATCCGACAGTCTGCATTTTTTTTCCATTATTCGTTGGACCAAGACGTCATACAGCGCTTGTACCAGTGGCAGCAAACCCGAGCGATGGATAAATGGTTCCGCCACAACCCCTTGCGCGACGCCATGACCTTTCACATCAAAGAACTTGATATCATCCAAGTCTGTTTCAGACGAAATTTCGATTAAACCGGCTCGACCGTAGGTCTTCGGGCGCCACACACGGCATACATTACCCCCCACCGGTATCTCGGTATTTACTGAATTTGGTATGAGTTGGGAATTGGAGATGTACGCGGATTTTCTTAAAAACCAATCGTCCATCTGCGCATCTGACATGGATCGAACACAATTTCCCTCGAATACGTAATCACCAAAATCTCTTCTAACCGCATCGCGATCTATCCAAACTACGCGTGCATCACTGAGTTGATGAGCAGTCTCAAAAGGGAGTGGTGAATTAAGCTCGAAACCGTCGGATAGTTTAATCGGAGAGCTTTTTAATAGATGATGGTACGGATTCATTTCAGCGGACATCCGAAAGTGAGATGCGAAATGAGGTGAGGGAGTTTGCGATTGCGCGAATTTGATTCAGCAAACGATCTACTTCATTGATGGTGGATTCACTAATCGAAGAGTCCGTTTTCACGGCTTGCAATATGGCCGAGCAAGTGATGTTCAAGTGTGAGGAGACGGCTCGAATTAAAGGGGCAGGCATGTCCAGTTGCCGATATTGAGATTCTTCAGTCAATCTCTTTGCAAATGCCTCGATGGACTGTGATGTCGATTCACGCATAATTCACTCCTCATTTGAGAAAAATTGCTCAGCATGAGTATTAAATAGGTAATGGTAACCAGATCGAAGTGACATGAGTTCGTCATGTGAGCCAATCTCCGAAATGGTGCCCTCGGAAATTAACGCAATTTGATCCGCCCGCCTTACCGATCCGAATCGGTGTGAGACCAAGATAACGGTCTTCGATTTTTTTGATAATAGAAATTCATTGGTCAGACGCATCTCGTTTACAACGTCTAGTGACGCCGTCGGTTCATCGAGAACTAAGACGTCAGCATCTGGTGCGTATGCCCGCGCCGCAGCTATGCGTTGCCACTCACCACCTGACAGATCGATACCGCCTTTGAACGCTCTTCCGAGCTGTGTGTCAAGTCCGGCCGGCAATTTCTTTATTAAATCTGACGCGGATGCACATTCTGCTGCCCACCAGAGGCGTTCTTCTCGCGGTTCTCCCACCGCACCTATTCCAATGTTGAGGTCAACTGGGAACTGATACTTTGCGTAATCCTGAAATATTGCCGACATTCGAGTTCTCAAATAGGCTCGGTCTATTGAGTAGATGTCAACACCGTCCAGCCGCGCTTGTCCTCGCGTCGGCTTGTAAAGACCGCAAATCAGTTTCAGAAGAGTGGTTTTACCAGCGCCGTTTATTCCTACAATAGCGAAGGAGGATTTTGGTGGTATGCAAAAATTAATATTGCATAGGCAGTAATCTTCGGTGTCAGGGTATTTAAACCATACGTTTTCAAAGACAATTCCTTTTTCCTCGCTACTTATGCAAGGCAAGGCTGGCCGGTTTGCTGCCGTGTTTGGATCATCCAATATGTACTGTGGAACGGAACTGGCCTCTGTCAATTCGCTTTGCAACGAAGAAATCGTAGTCAGGAATAGCGAAAAGCTACTTTGTACCTGGCGACAGCATAAAAGAATCGATGCTGCTGATCCGATGCTGACTTTTCCCTGTGCTGCAGCAACTGCGGTGGCGCAATATACAGCATAAACGGAAATCACTCCCAGAAAATCAGACGTAAATAATGTGTAGATCGCGAACCATGAATGGTCATTGGTTTTTTTGTTTATTTTGTGATTATACGCGTCGTACAGATTTATTAGTTTATCTTTTAATCCAAAGAATAAAACTTCTTTTGCATACAAAAGATTTGTTAGTAGTAGCTCTATGTACGAGGACCTTGCGTAATCTTCATGGAAATTATTTTGCATTCCTCTTTTCTTGCTTTCCACTGCCGCGGTCAAGAAGAAAGTCGGCAGGGCGAACAGGATGACAAAAATTCCAGCGTACGGGGATGTTTTCATTGTGACAAGCGTTGCTCCTCCCAATGAGGTGAGAGATGTCGCAAGTGAGGTAATTCGTGTCGGCAAATAAACCGCGCGTGGAATCCCGTATCGCGTCACAAAATCGTAGGCTTGCTTGCTTTTTGAATTTTCCCGCTCTGACAGTTCAAGGCTTGCCGTCTTGATTAGGACTCGGCGTGTCAACTCTTGCTTGGTTTTTGTGGTTTCCGATCCAGTTAAGGCAGACATGAATCGTTCTTTAATAATGATAAGCAAGGATATGGCCGCCTCGGATCCTATTAAAAATATCACGTACCAAGTTGATTCGGATCGTGTGGCCGATGCCGTTGTAATTGCATTCACGAGCAGCGCAGTTATTATTGTTATAAGAGTTGGCAGGAGTCCTCCTAGCAAACCCGAAGCAATGGAGAGTGTGGCAAATTTCTTATTTATCGATATTATAAAAAATAATGTGGCAAGGTGTTTTTTCATAATAACGTGGCCCGTTATATTTTCGTTGTGCTGATGGTCAAGTCGCAAACCAATCTTTTTTAGAGAGGTGGTGTGGGCTCAACCCAAGTCTTTCCTCTTTCAATCTGTAAATATCTGCCGATTCATTGATATGATGAAGATAGCAAATGAGGGTGGAATATTTTTGCTTTTTCAAAGAAATCAAAGCGATGCATTAGAAATTTTTTCTTGCACGAGACGATTGCCGCTTCGCATGAAGTGGTTTGCGGCGTCAGATGTTATGCCGCTCACGGTGGCGTCGGCGGCCGATTTCGATGGGATGGTGAAATAGCAAAATTATTCTAATTCGCATAGGGTAATCTATTTGCTGCGCAGCGATCGGCTATCGATTTGATCGCTTGGTTCCGGGGTAACCGGTCCTCAAGTGGACGTCCAATAACATGAAGGAACGGGCGCGAAAGAATTTTGAAAGGATTTTGGCGCTTGAACAACAAAATTTTCACATATGGTGTCGCGACGCTGTGCATCGCTGTGGCCGCCGTCTCTGTATATCGGTATGCACGGCATGACAAGCCGAATATTCAATACCTTACCGTTCCTGTCTCGTATCAGGACGTCGAATCCACCGTCGAGGCCGTAGGTACGATCCGCGCGGCCGATCTCGTGAGCGTCGGCGCGCAAGTCAACGGACAGATCAAGTCGTTGCACGTGGCACTTGGCGACCACGTCAGGAAAGGTCAGCTGATCGCGGAAATCGACTCGAAGCCACAGATCTACGCATTGGACACGGCGCAGGCGCAATTGCAAAGCGCGGTGGCCACGCTGCATTCGAGCGAGGCATCGCTTGTCCAGGCCAGGCTCGCGCTGGAACGGCAGAAGGAACTCGTTGAACACGACGCCGGTTCGCATGCCGATTTCGAAACGGCACGGGCGGCCTTCGATGTGGCTCGCGCCAACGTCGAAACGAGCCATGCCCAGATCAAGGTCGCGCAGGTCAACGTGGATACCGCGCGCGTCACGCTCGGCTACACGCACATCGTTGCGCCGAGCGACGGGGAGATTGTCGCCATGCTCGCCGTCGCGGGCCAGACGGTGAACGCAAACCAGACCACGCCCAATCTGGTCAAGATCGCACGCCTGGACACGGTGGAGGTCAAGGCGCAGATCTCGGAGGCCGACGTCGTGCGGCTCAAGCCCGGTCTGCCCGCCTATTTCACGATTCTCGGCGACGCGTCCCATCGGTATGAAACCACGCTCAAGGCCATCGAGCCCGCACCGGACTCGATCCTGACCGACACGACGACGAGTGCCAACACCACTTCGTCGGCAACGAATACGGCCGTCTACTACAACGGCCTGCTCGACATGCCGAATCCCGATAACCGGCTTCGCATCTCGATGACGGCGCAGGTGTCGATCGTGCTTGCACGGGCACGACACGCGACGGTCGTGCCGGTTGCGGCGCTGGTTGCACCGGCACACGACGGACGGGCAACGGTGCGGCTCCTGGGGGCCGACGGCAACGTCGCCAGCCGGGCGATACGAACCGGCATTGCCAACGATACCGTCATTCAGGTTCTCGGCGGGCTGGGAATGGACGATCGAGTCATCGTCGGCCAGGCCTCGGGCGCGGGGACGCGTGATCCGTACAGCATGTCGAGGTAACGGAATGTCCATGCCACGTGTCGAGTCGTCGAACGCTCCACTGATCGACCTCACGAGTGTGAGCCACACCTATGGCGCGGGAGAGGCGGCGGTCGACGTCCTGCACCAGATCAATCTGCGCATCGAGCGGGGCGAGATGGTGGCGATCGTCGGGGCATCGGGTTCGGGAAAATCGACGTTGATGAATATTCTTGGCTGTCTCGATACGCCGACGTCCGGTAGTTACCGGATCGACGGCGTCGAGACCCAGTCGCTCGACGCGGATGCGCTCGCACGGTTGCGCCGGGAGCATTTCGGCTTCGTATTCCAGCGCTACCAGCTGTTGAACGATTTGACCGCTCTCGGCAACGTCGAGGCGCCCGCCATCTACGCCGGCCTCGACGCGGAGCAAAGGGGCAAGCGAGCCAGGCAGCTGCTCGCCCGTCTGGGCCTCGGCGAGCGCCTCGATCATCGGCCGACGCAGCTCTCTGGCGGGCAGCAGCAGCGAGTGAGTATCGCGCGCGCCTTGATCAACGGCGGCGAGATCATTCTTGCCGACGAACCGACCGGCGCACTCGACAGCCAGAGCGGCGACGAACTGATGGCGCTGTTCCATGAGCTCAACGTGCAAGGCCATACGATCATCATCGTCACGCACGACATGAACGTCGCCCGGCATGCGCGCCGTATCATCGAGATCCGCGACGGACGCATCGTCGGCGACCGTTCGTCCGGGTCGAGCCCTTCGGCCAACCCCGGCGATGCGCAAACGGCGCCGCCCGTCGGGCGCGCGAT
This window encodes:
- a CDS encoding ATP-binding cassette domain-containing protein; translation: MSALTGSETTKTKQELTRRVLIKTASLELSERENSKSKQAYDFVTRYGIPRAVYLPTRITSLATSLTSLGGATLVTMKTSPYAGIFVILFALPTFFLTAAVESKKRGMQNNFHEDYARSSYIELLLTNLLYAKEVLFFGLKDKLINLYDAYNHKINKKTNDHSWFAIYTLFTSDFLGVISVYAVYCATAVAAAQGKVSIGSAASILLCCRQVQSSFSLFLTTISSLQSELTEASSVPQYILDDPNTAANRPALPCISSEEKGIVFENVWFKYPDTEDYCLCNINFCIPPKSSFAIVGINGAGKTTLLKLICGLYKPTRGQARLDGVDIYSIDRAYLRTRMSAIFQDYAKYQFPVDLNIGIGAVGEPREERLWWAAECASASDLIKKLPAGLDTQLGRAFKGGIDLSGGEWQRIAAARAYAPDADVLVLDEPTASLDVVNEMRLTNEFLLSKKSKTVILVSHRFGSVRRADQIALISEGTISEIGSHDELMSLRSGYHYLFNTHAEQFFSNEE
- a CDS encoding efflux RND transporter periplasmic adaptor subunit; translation: MNNKIFTYGVATLCIAVAAVSVYRYARHDKPNIQYLTVPVSYQDVESTVEAVGTIRAADLVSVGAQVNGQIKSLHVALGDHVRKGQLIAEIDSKPQIYALDTAQAQLQSAVATLHSSEASLVQARLALERQKELVEHDAGSHADFETARAAFDVARANVETSHAQIKVAQVNVDTARVTLGYTHIVAPSDGEIVAMLAVAGQTVNANQTTPNLVKIARLDTVEVKAQISEADVVRLKPGLPAYFTILGDASHRYETTLKAIEPAPDSILTDTTTSANTTSSATNTAVYYNGLLDMPNPDNRLRISMTAQVSIVLARARHATVVPVAALVAPAHDGRATVRLLGADGNVASRAIRTGIANDTVIQVLGGLGMDDRVIVGQASGAGTRDPYSMSR